The following are from one region of the Desulfovibrio legallii genome:
- the tatC gene encoding twin-arginine translocase subunit TatC, which yields MSLMDHLGELRVRLVRCCIAVGLGFLACWAVVDPIFNALVDPLLAVLPKGSHAIYTTLPEGFFTRMYIAFVAGVFVSSPVIFYQVWSFIAPGLYDEEKRYIIPVAVISALFFVCGGAFCYFMVFPYAFSFFVSFATEEIVAMPKVSDYLSFVLKLILAFGLIFEMPLFALFLARMGLITAAMMRKVRRYAILGIFIVAAILTPPDVVSQLLMACPMLILYEISIGVAALFGRDRNKKDKAEKPDAAAAKDTPKDDQPKPEEGPAAADKPAAGPTEDA from the coding sequence ATGAGCCTCATGGACCATCTGGGCGAACTGCGCGTGCGGCTGGTGCGCTGCTGCATTGCCGTGGGCCTGGGCTTTCTGGCCTGCTGGGCCGTGGTGGACCCCATTTTCAACGCCTTGGTCGATCCTTTGCTGGCCGTGCTGCCCAAGGGCTCGCACGCCATCTACACCACCCTGCCCGAAGGCTTTTTTACCCGCATGTACATTGCCTTTGTGGCGGGCGTGTTTGTTTCCAGCCCGGTCATCTTCTATCAGGTCTGGTCCTTTATCGCCCCCGGCCTGTATGATGAGGAAAAACGCTACATCATCCCCGTGGCCGTGATCTCTGCCCTGTTCTTTGTCTGCGGCGGGGCCTTCTGCTACTTCATGGTCTTCCCCTATGCCTTCAGCTTCTTTGTGAGCTTTGCCACAGAAGAAATCGTGGCCATGCCCAAGGTCAGCGATTACCTGAGTTTTGTGCTCAAGCTCATCCTGGCCTTCGGCCTCATTTTCGAGATGCCCCTGTTTGCCCTGTTCCTTGCGCGCATGGGGCTCATCACCGCCGCCATGATGCGCAAGGTGCGGCGCTACGCCATTCTCGGCATCTTTATCGTGGCGGCCATCCTGACGCCGCCGGACGTGGTTTCGCAGCTGCTTATGGCCTGCCCCATGTTGATTCTTTATGAGATCAGCATTGGCGTGGCGGCCTTGTTCGGCCGCGACCGCAACAAAAAGGACAAGGCTGAAAAACCCGACGCAGCCGCCGCAAAAGACACGCCCAAAGACGACCAGCCCAAGCCGGAGGAAGGCCCCGCAGCTGCGGACAAGCCCGCCGCAGGCCCCACGGAGGACGCATGA
- the tatB gene encoding Sec-independent protein translocase protein TatB gives MFGIGSTELLVILVVALIVLGPKSLANVSRTLGKAMGEFRRVSTDFQRTLNAEAAAEEEQRRVKTAKSPTATDEAAPAPQQAEGAAKAKPAAAAAASDAPAEGTTAAETATIDVTPAPPAPAAAGAPETAGAPTPPPGSPLAAALAKTSAAAQAATCGNASEARKGSADTGNAGAMDTVNAPGGQPQNGDGGKV, from the coding sequence ATGTTCGGCATCGGCAGCACGGAACTACTGGTCATCCTGGTGGTGGCCCTCATTGTGCTCGGCCCCAAAAGCCTGGCCAATGTCTCGCGCACCCTGGGCAAGGCTATGGGCGAATTTCGCCGCGTTTCCACAGACTTTCAACGCACGCTCAACGCCGAGGCTGCGGCCGAGGAAGAGCAGCGACGGGTAAAAACCGCCAAGTCCCCCACCGCCACAGACGAAGCCGCCCCCGCCCCCCAACAGGCGGAAGGCGCGGCAAAGGCAAAACCGGCTGCAGCGGCGGCAGCGTCTGATGCCCCCGCAGAAGGAACAACTGCGGCGGAGACCGCAACCATTGACGTGACCCCTGCCCCGCCCGCACCGGCCGCGGCAGGCGCGCCCGAAACCGCCGGCGCGCCCACGCCCCCGCCGGGCAGCCCCCTGGCCGCCGCCCTGGCCAAGACCAGCGCTGCAGCCCAGGCAGCTACGTGCGGCAACGCTTCCGAAGCGCGCAAGGGAAGCGCCGACACTGGGAACGCCGGGGCCATGGACACGGTCAACGCGCCGGGCGGCCAGCCGCAAAACGGCGACGGCGGCAAGGTATGA
- the guaA gene encoding glutamine-hydrolyzing GMP synthase: MPSKVIIIDYGSQVTQLIARRVREAGVYSEIHSCVTSAAQVAAMRPQAVILSGGPASVGEADAPALDPGFLDLGVPVLGICYGMQLLARHLGGELAQSLTREYGPAELTLTAPCPLWEGVASPTRVWMSHGDRVLTPPPGFAVTGRTPTLDVAAMADTQRRIYAVQFHPEVHHSVDGERMLQNFLFKVAGITPDWTMSSFVTRCVADMAAQVGDRHVVCALSGGIDSTVVAVLLHRAIGKRLHCIFVDNGLLREGEGQEVVDCLTEHFDLNLTFVQAQERFLSRLKGVDDPEQKRKIIGHTFIEIFDEEANKLPQVDFLAQGTLYPDVIESVSHKGPSAVIKSHHNVGGLPDTMQLKLIEPLRELFKDEVRKVAVELGLPESVVWRHPFPGPGLAIRVLGEVSPERLHTLRQADKIVQEELRASGWYRKVWQGFAVLLPLRTVGVMGDGRTYEHVIALRVVDSVDAMTADWARLPPELIGRISGRIINEVKGVNRVVYDVSSKPPSTIEWE; the protein is encoded by the coding sequence ATGCCCAGCAAGGTCATCATCATCGACTACGGCTCTCAGGTCACCCAGCTCATTGCCCGGCGCGTGCGCGAGGCGGGGGTGTATTCCGAAATCCACTCCTGCGTCACCAGCGCCGCGCAGGTGGCGGCCATGCGGCCCCAGGCCGTGATTCTTTCGGGCGGGCCAGCCAGCGTGGGCGAAGCAGACGCCCCGGCCCTGGACCCCGGTTTTCTGGACCTGGGCGTGCCCGTGCTGGGCATCTGCTACGGCATGCAGTTGCTGGCCAGGCATCTGGGCGGCGAGCTGGCCCAATCCCTGACCCGCGAATACGGCCCGGCCGAGCTCACCCTCACGGCCCCCTGCCCCCTGTGGGAAGGCGTGGCCTCCCCCACCAGGGTCTGGATGAGCCACGGCGACCGCGTGCTCACCCCGCCGCCGGGTTTTGCCGTCACCGGGCGCACCCCCACCCTGGACGTGGCCGCCATGGCCGATACGCAGCGCCGCATCTACGCCGTGCAATTCCATCCTGAAGTACACCACAGTGTGGACGGCGAACGCATGCTCCAGAACTTCCTGTTCAAGGTGGCGGGCATCACGCCGGACTGGACCATGTCCTCCTTTGTGACGCGTTGCGTGGCCGACATGGCCGCCCAGGTGGGCGACCGCCATGTGGTCTGCGCCCTTTCGGGCGGCATCGATTCTACGGTGGTGGCCGTGCTGCTGCACCGGGCCATCGGCAAACGCCTGCACTGCATCTTTGTGGATAACGGCCTGCTGCGCGAAGGCGAAGGTCAGGAAGTGGTGGACTGCCTCACTGAGCATTTCGACCTCAACCTCACTTTTGTACAGGCGCAGGAGCGTTTCCTCTCCCGTCTCAAGGGCGTGGACGACCCGGAGCAGAAGCGCAAAATCATCGGTCATACCTTTATTGAAATTTTTGATGAAGAGGCCAACAAACTGCCGCAAGTGGATTTTCTGGCCCAAGGCACGCTCTATCCCGACGTGATCGAGTCCGTCTCCCACAAGGGCCCCAGCGCGGTGATCAAAAGCCATCACAATGTGGGCGGCCTGCCCGACACCATGCAGCTCAAGCTCATCGAGCCCCTGCGCGAACTCTTTAAGGACGAAGTGCGCAAGGTGGCCGTGGAGCTGGGCCTGCCCGAAAGCGTGGTCTGGCGGCACCCCTTCCCCGGTCCGGGTCTGGCCATCCGTGTACTGGGCGAAGTGAGCCCGGAACGGCTGCACACCCTCCGTCAGGCGGACAAAATCGTGCAAGAGGAGCTGCGCGCCTCCGGCTGGTACCGCAAGGTCTGGCAGGGCTTTGCCGTGCTGCTGCCCCTGCGCACCGTGGGCGTCATGGGCGACGGCCGCACCTACGAGCACGTCATTGCCCTGCGCGTGGTGGACAGCGTGGACGCCATGACCGCAGACTGGGCCCGCCTGCCCCCAGAACTCATCGGGCGCATTTCCGGGCGCATCATCAATGAAGTCAAGGGCGTCAACCGCGTGGTCTACGACGTGTCCTCCAAGCCGCCCAGCACCATCGAATGGGAGTAA
- the guaB gene encoding IMP dehydrogenase produces the protein MFTNRGKALTFDDILLIPGFSDITPDAVDITTWLTPSIPLRIPLLSAAMDTVTEAAMAISMARMGGIGIIHKNMPVSRQRLEVEKVKKSESGMILDPVTISPNNTVQEALDLMSDFRVSGLPVVEGDRLVGILTNRDVRFVEDAQAVRVAEVMTSENLVTVPMGTSLEESKRHLHEHRIEKLLVVDEGGRLRGLITMKDIDKVQKYPNACKDDKGRLRVGAAIGIGRDCEARAEQLLEGGADVLVLDSAHGHSVNVLKAIRQVKSAFPTCQLVAGNVATYEGAKAVLEAGADTVKVGIGPGSICTTRIVAGVGVPQVTAVMDASRAAREMGRCCIADGGIKFSGDIVKALVVGAHSVMIGSLFAGTEESPGETILYQGRTYKIYRGMGSIDAMKEGSSDRYFQEKSKKLVPEGIVGRVPYRGPVMEAIYQLMGGLRSGMGYVGAHNLQELHENTTFCEISPAGLRESHVHDVVITKEAPNYRIEN, from the coding sequence ATGTTCACCAATCGCGGCAAGGCCCTGACCTTTGACGATATTTTGCTCATCCCCGGCTTTTCGGACATTACCCCGGACGCCGTGGACATCACCACATGGCTCACGCCATCCATCCCCCTGCGCATTCCCCTGCTTTCCGCCGCCATGGATACCGTCACCGAGGCGGCCATGGCCATTTCCATGGCGCGCATGGGCGGCATCGGCATCATCCATAAGAATATGCCCGTGTCCCGCCAGCGGCTGGAGGTGGAAAAAGTCAAGAAGAGCGAAAGCGGCATGATCCTCGACCCTGTGACCATCTCGCCCAACAACACGGTGCAGGAAGCCCTGGACCTCATGTCGGACTTTCGCGTTTCCGGCCTGCCCGTGGTGGAGGGCGACCGCCTGGTGGGCATCCTTACCAACCGCGACGTGCGCTTTGTGGAGGACGCCCAGGCCGTACGCGTGGCCGAGGTCATGACCAGCGAAAATCTGGTCACCGTGCCCATGGGCACCTCACTGGAGGAATCCAAACGCCACCTGCACGAGCACCGCATCGAAAAACTCCTGGTAGTGGACGAAGGCGGCCGCCTGCGCGGCCTCATCACCATGAAGGACATTGACAAGGTGCAAAAATACCCCAATGCCTGCAAGGACGACAAGGGACGTCTGCGTGTGGGCGCGGCCATCGGCATCGGGCGGGACTGCGAGGCCCGCGCCGAACAGCTGCTGGAGGGCGGGGCCGACGTGCTCGTGCTGGATTCGGCCCACGGGCATTCGGTCAATGTGCTCAAGGCCATCCGGCAGGTCAAAAGCGCCTTCCCCACCTGCCAGCTGGTGGCCGGCAACGTGGCCACCTATGAAGGCGCCAAGGCCGTGCTGGAAGCCGGAGCGGACACCGTGAAGGTGGGCATCGGCCCCGGCTCCATCTGCACCACCCGCATTGTGGCCGGCGTGGGCGTGCCGCAGGTGACGGCCGTGATGGACGCCAGCCGCGCCGCGCGTGAAATGGGCCGCTGCTGCATTGCCGACGGCGGCATCAAATTTTCCGGCGACATTGTCAAGGCTCTGGTGGTGGGGGCGCATTCGGTGATGATCGGCTCGCTCTTTGCCGGTACGGAAGAAAGCCCCGGTGAAACCATCCTTTATCAGGGCCGCACCTACAAGATTTATCGCGGCATGGGCTCCATTGACGCCATGAAGGAAGGCAGCTCCGACCGCTACTTCCAGGAAAAGAGCAAAAAACTTGTGCCCGAAGGCATTGTGGGCCGCGTTCCTTACCGTGGCCCGGTCATGGAGGCCATCTACCAGCTCATGGGCGGCCTGCGTTCGGGCATGGGCTATGTGGGCGCGCACAACCTGCAGGAACTGCACGAAAATACCACCTTCTGCGAAATCTCCCCGGCCGGTCTGCGTGAAAGCCACGTCCACGACGTGGTCATCACCAAAGAGGCCCCCAACTACCGCATCGAAAACTAG
- the ffh gene encoding signal recognition particle protein: MFESLSDRLSGVFRDFRGQGRLTEENVQAGLREVRLALLEADVNFKVVKDFVENVREKCLGQEVLKGVSPAQQVVKIVHDALVALLGGETAGLQLQGREPAVIMLVGLQGSGKTTSAGKIANLLRKQKMRPYLVPADVYRPAAIDQLTVLARQLDMPCYPSTTDMNPVDIARQAVAAAREQQATVVLLDTAGRLHVDEPLMQELAAIKAAVEPQEILFVADAMTGQDAVTVAQSFNDRLGVTGVVLTKMDGDARGGAALSIRAVTGAPVKFVGMGEKLSEMEVFHPDRIAGRILGMGDVLTLVEKAQGAINAEEAEELARKMQKASFDLEDFRTQMRRIKKLGSLDSILKLIPGLGGLREKLAQAGGAVPEKELARTEAIISSMTMAERRNPDLLNGSRRARIAKGAGVTVAQVNQLVRQFEQMRKMMQGMLGGGKGGKKAAMPRMPRMRGMPPGLNLPAGMGGMPSGMGMPGMGGMPGMPGMEGLSAGRSGSGKSAKKRKKKERPKRKKK, from the coding sequence ATGTTTGAGAGCCTTTCCGACAGACTTTCCGGGGTGTTCCGCGACTTTCGCGGGCAGGGGCGGCTGACCGAAGAAAACGTGCAGGCCGGCCTGCGCGAGGTGCGGCTGGCCCTCCTGGAGGCGGACGTCAACTTCAAGGTCGTCAAAGACTTTGTGGAAAACGTGCGCGAAAAATGCCTGGGCCAGGAAGTGCTCAAAGGCGTGAGCCCGGCGCAGCAGGTGGTCAAGATTGTCCACGATGCGCTGGTGGCTCTGCTGGGTGGCGAAACCGCCGGTCTGCAGCTGCAGGGGCGGGAGCCCGCCGTGATCATGCTGGTGGGCCTGCAGGGTTCGGGCAAGACCACTTCGGCGGGCAAGATCGCCAATCTGCTGCGCAAGCAGAAAATGCGCCCCTATCTGGTCCCGGCGGACGTTTACCGTCCGGCGGCCATTGACCAGCTTACCGTGCTGGCCAGGCAGCTGGATATGCCCTGCTACCCCTCCACCACGGATATGAACCCCGTGGACATCGCCAGGCAGGCCGTGGCGGCCGCGCGGGAGCAGCAGGCCACCGTAGTGCTGCTGGATACGGCGGGCCGCCTGCACGTGGACGAGCCCCTGATGCAGGAGCTGGCGGCCATCAAGGCGGCGGTGGAGCCGCAGGAAATTTTGTTTGTGGCCGATGCCATGACCGGTCAGGACGCCGTGACCGTGGCCCAGAGTTTTAATGATCGGCTGGGCGTCACCGGCGTGGTGCTGACCAAGATGGACGGCGACGCGCGCGGCGGCGCGGCCCTTTCCATCCGCGCGGTGACGGGCGCGCCGGTCAAGTTTGTGGGCATGGGCGAAAAGCTCTCGGAGATGGAAGTTTTCCACCCCGACCGCATCGCCGGGCGCATCCTGGGCATGGGCGACGTGCTCACCCTGGTGGAAAAAGCGCAGGGCGCCATCAACGCCGAGGAAGCTGAAGAGTTGGCCCGCAAAATGCAAAAGGCCAGCTTTGATCTGGAAGATTTCCGCACCCAGATGCGCCGCATCAAAAAACTGGGTTCGCTGGACAGCATCCTCAAGCTCATTCCCGGTTTGGGCGGCCTGCGCGAAAAGCTGGCCCAGGCGGGCGGGGCCGTGCCGGAAAAAGAGCTGGCCCGCACTGAGGCCATTATCAGCTCCATGACCATGGCCGAGCGCCGCAACCCCGATCTGCTCAACGGCAGCCGCAGGGCGCGCATCGCCAAGGGCGCGGGCGTCACGGTGGCCCAGGTCAACCAGCTGGTGCGCCAGTTTGAGCAGATGCGCAAGATGATGCAGGGTATGCTGGGCGGCGGCAAGGGCGGCAAAAAGGCCGCCATGCCACGTATGCCCCGCATGCGCGGCATGCCTCCGGGCCTGAATCTGCCCGCGGGCATGGGCGGCATGCCCTCCGGCATGGGGATGCCGGGCATGGGCGGCATGCCGGGTATGCCCGGTATGGAAGGCCTGTCCGCCGGGCGCTCCGGCTCTGGCAAGTCCGCAAAAAAGCGCAAGAAAAAAGAACGCCCCAAGCGCAAAAAGAAATAG
- the rpsP gene encoding 30S ribosomal protein S16 — translation MAVKLKLTRLGSKKHPFYRVVAATDETRRDGRPLAFLGYYNPMTNPVDVKLEADQIKEWLARGAEPTDTVRALIKKYMA, via the coding sequence ATGGCTGTAAAGTTGAAATTGACCCGCCTCGGCAGCAAGAAGCACCCCTTTTACCGGGTTGTGGCCGCCACGGACGAAACCCGCCGTGATGGCCGTCCTTTGGCTTTTCTTGGCTACTACAACCCCATGACCAACCCCGTGGACGTGAAGCTGGAAGCGGACCAGATCAAGGAATGGCTGGCCCGGGGCGCGGAACCCACGGACACCGTGCGCGCCCTCATCAAAAAATACATGGCCTGA
- a CDS encoding KH domain-containing protein, with product MKELIQYIARSLVDHPEEVQVNEVEGEQTTVLELKVAKEDLGKVIGKQGRTARAMRTILSAASTKCKKRTVLEILE from the coding sequence ATGAAAGAGCTCATCCAATACATCGCCCGGTCCCTGGTGGACCATCCCGAAGAGGTGCAGGTCAACGAAGTGGAAGGAGAGCAGACCACGGTGCTGGAACTGAAGGTGGCCAAGGAAGACCTGGGCAAGGTTATCGGCAAACAGGGACGCACGGCCCGCGCCATGCGCACTATCCTGAGCGCGGCCTCCACCAAGTGCAAGAAGCGGACGGTGCTGGAAATTCTGGAATAA
- the rimM gene encoding ribosome maturation factor RimM (Essential for efficient processing of 16S rRNA), translated as MAASWIEMGTLARPHGIKGELCIDWHADSPLLLHTPLWLRQGAAPPRRVRPLAVRSHKGRPLLVLEGVDNRTAAEALRGAALLVRREDLPPPDPDEVYLHDLLGCAVFLPDGGRLGRLDHVEFPAGQEVWSIRTDDDREVLFPARPEYILQLSPHIPAVTIDPPEGLLEIYLGE; from the coding sequence ATGGCCGCATCCTGGATTGAAATGGGCACGCTTGCGCGGCCCCACGGCATCAAAGGGGAGCTCTGCATCGACTGGCATGCGGACTCCCCCTTGCTTTTGCATACCCCCCTCTGGCTGCGGCAGGGCGCAGCTCCGCCCCGGCGCGTGCGCCCTTTGGCCGTGCGCAGCCACAAGGGACGGCCTTTGCTCGTTCTGGAAGGCGTGGACAACCGTACTGCGGCCGAGGCTCTGCGTGGTGCGGCACTTCTGGTGCGGCGCGAAGATTTGCCCCCCCCAGACCCGGACGAAGTCTATCTGCACGACCTGCTGGGCTGCGCCGTGTTTCTGCCTGACGGCGGCCGTCTGGGCCGCCTGGATCATGTGGAGTTTCCCGCCGGTCAGGAAGTCTGGTCCATCCGCACCGACGATGACCGCGAAGTGCTCTTTCCCGCCCGACCCGAATACATTCTGCAGCTGAGCCCCCACATCCCTGCCGTGACTATTGATCCGCCCGAAGGACTGCTGGAGATATATCTCGGCGAATAG
- the uvrC gene encoding excinuclease ABC subunit UvrC produces the protein MQKPDPASIPTAPGVYLYKDARGRVIYVGKARVLRRRVLSYFRPDGLPAKTLAMLSHAATLDYLTTTTEKEALLLEASLIKKHRPHYNIVLRDDKQYVLFRCNLRHPFPRLEIVRQARRDGARYFGPFTSALAARETWKLLHRAFALRRCTDKAMKNRVRPCLYHFMGQCPAPCMGLVTPQEYNARVRQVCDLLEGRSAELLRRLQAGMEQAAEALEFERAALLRDQIRAVERTVERQAAVLPGGGDMDALGLAPGERGLALGLVFVRNGAVTDGRAFYWPGLSFEDAPELLWSFLSQYYNQVTPPPRVLLPWLPPDLEADPATAPHNAEPPTVALPDAPPDSAPDAALNVAPDAAPDAGPQPMPAQQAPSREDHAAAPTTPNAVPASATAPTAAAAAVSATPAARAACSERELLEQTLSDRRNGPVRLVAPQNAGDNRLVDLAQGNAREEAHRQERGGAQDILARLGAALHLPGPPRRLECVDVSHTGGKQTRVGLVVFEDGRPERGQYRNYAMPDSGDDYATLHAWVARRLESGPPWPDLLLIDGGRGQLHTVQRALREAGRAALFPLAAIAKARDDAGHADRRAGNIADRIFTPERVNPLPLREGSPELLFLQNVRDTAHRFVIGRHRRARRGAALSGELMRLPGIGPATARLLWDHFGSVEAMRAASLDDLRRLPGIGPAKAALLLQKLAALQ, from the coding sequence ATGCAGAAGCCCGACCCCGCCAGCATCCCCACGGCCCCCGGCGTGTACCTGTACAAGGACGCGCGCGGCCGCGTCATCTATGTGGGCAAGGCCCGCGTGCTGCGCCGCCGGGTGCTTTCCTATTTCCGGCCCGATGGCCTGCCCGCCAAAACCCTGGCCATGCTCTCCCACGCCGCCACACTGGATTACCTCACCACCACCACGGAAAAAGAGGCCCTCCTGCTGGAGGCCAGCCTGATCAAAAAGCACCGACCCCACTACAACATCGTGCTGCGCGACGACAAGCAGTACGTGCTTTTTCGCTGCAACCTGCGCCACCCCTTTCCCCGGCTGGAAATTGTCCGCCAGGCCCGGCGGGACGGCGCGCGCTACTTCGGCCCCTTCACTTCCGCCCTGGCCGCGCGCGAAACCTGGAAGCTGCTGCACCGCGCCTTTGCCCTGCGCCGCTGCACGGACAAGGCCATGAAAAACCGGGTGCGCCCCTGCCTTTACCACTTCATGGGCCAGTGCCCGGCCCCCTGCATGGGCCTGGTGACCCCGCAGGAATACAACGCCCGCGTGCGCCAAGTCTGCGATCTGCTGGAAGGCCGCTCCGCTGAGCTGCTGCGCCGGCTGCAGGCGGGCATGGAACAAGCCGCCGAAGCCCTGGAATTTGAACGCGCCGCCCTGCTCCGCGACCAGATCCGCGCCGTGGAGCGCACGGTGGAGCGGCAGGCCGCCGTGCTGCCCGGCGGCGGCGACATGGACGCCCTGGGCCTAGCCCCGGGCGAGCGCGGCCTGGCCCTGGGCCTGGTCTTTGTGCGCAACGGGGCCGTGACCGACGGCCGGGCCTTCTACTGGCCGGGCCTGAGCTTTGAGGACGCCCCGGAACTGCTCTGGTCCTTCCTCTCTCAGTACTACAACCAGGTCACGCCGCCGCCGCGCGTGCTGCTGCCCTGGCTGCCGCCGGATCTGGAAGCGGACCCCGCAACTGCCCCACACAACGCGGAGCCCCCCACCGTTGCGCTCCCGGATGCCCCCCCAGATTCCGCGCCGGACGCCGCGCTGAATGTCGCCCCAGACGCCGCGCCGGACGCTGGGCCGCAGCCCATGCCCGCCCAGCAGGCACCTTCCAGGGAGGACCACGCCGCGGCTCCCACTACCCCCAACGCAGTCCCCGCATCCGCAACTGCCCCCACTGCCGCGGCGGCCGCAGTTTCCGCCACCCCCGCCGCCCGCGCGGCCTGCAGCGAACGCGAGCTGCTGGAGCAGACTCTGAGCGACCGCCGCAACGGCCCCGTACGCCTGGTGGCCCCGCAAAACGCCGGGGACAACCGCCTGGTGGATCTGGCCCAGGGCAACGCCCGGGAGGAGGCCCACCGTCAGGAACGCGGCGGCGCGCAGGATATCCTTGCCCGCCTGGGCGCGGCCCTGCACCTGCCCGGCCCGCCCCGCCGCCTGGAATGCGTGGACGTCTCCCACACCGGCGGCAAACAAACCCGCGTGGGCCTGGTGGTCTTTGAGGACGGCCGCCCCGAACGCGGCCAGTACCGCAACTACGCCATGCCCGACAGCGGGGACGACTACGCCACCCTCCACGCCTGGGTGGCCCGCCGCCTGGAAAGCGGCCCGCCCTGGCCCGATCTGCTGCTTATCGACGGCGGCCGCGGCCAGCTCCATACCGTGCAGCGCGCCCTGCGCGAAGCCGGGCGCGCTGCCCTCTTCCCCCTGGCGGCCATCGCCAAGGCCCGCGACGACGCCGGCCACGCTGACCGCCGCGCCGGCAACATTGCCGACCGCATCTTTACCCCAGAGCGTGTCAACCCCCTGCCCCTGCGCGAAGGCAGCCCGGAGCTCCTCTTCCTGCAAAACGTGCGCGATACGGCCCACCGCTTCGTCATCGGCCGCCACCGCCGCGCCCGGCGCGGCGCGGCCCTCTCCGGTGAGCTCATGCGCCTGCCCGGCATCGGCCCCGCCACCGCCCGCCTGCTCTGGGACCACTTCGGCAGCGTGGAAGCCATGCGCGCCGCCTCCCTGGATGACCTGCGCCGCCTGCCTGGCATCGGCCCCGCCAAAGCCGCTTTGCTCCTGCAAAAGCTGGCGGCATTGCAATAG
- a CDS encoding outer membrane homotrimeric porin: MKKIATLLLAAGLVFGAATGASAIDFKAKGQWIMSFDYGQNGGFTGGNGQTGFNGVKGGRYANEDEFEAKQRVRLQLDAVASEALSGTVFFEIGDQTWGKNKQGGALGADGQVVEVKNAYIDWMVPQTDLKVRMGIQGLALPSFTTNASSVLNDDVAAVVASYQFNENVGLSAFWARPYNDNFSDKDYRNGTRNNYMDNVDLVALLLPLTFDGVKVTPWAMYAGIGPNAFRTSDGNFADPTSSTSSSTYGNAYRNLASGMLPVGGALHKDGTPDGKGLFEYGNAIWAGVTGDVTMFDPFRIAWDFNYGSVTYDDSRLNRAGWLASLLFEYKLDWGVPGLYGWYGSGDDNNPANGSERMPTLHANGNNEFSNFALNGNPYIAREAILSDSMTGTWGIGVRVKDVSFVENLKHTLRLNVMGGTNSTTMAKRYLRSSASSRADVYDGANAYGVGMDPLYLTTNDTAMEVGLTNSYKMYENFTVFLDAAYIATWLDQSDSVWGDSKLNGKSDQVRDPWNVNLSFVYSF, encoded by the coding sequence ATGAAAAAGATCGCTACTCTTCTGTTGGCGGCCGGCCTTGTGTTCGGCGCTGCCACGGGCGCCAGCGCCATCGACTTCAAGGCGAAGGGCCAGTGGATCATGAGCTTTGACTACGGCCAGAACGGCGGCTTCACCGGCGGCAACGGCCAGACCGGCTTTAATGGGGTCAAGGGCGGCCGCTACGCCAATGAAGACGAATTTGAGGCCAAGCAGCGCGTGCGCCTGCAGTTGGACGCCGTGGCCTCCGAAGCCCTGTCCGGCACCGTGTTCTTTGAAATCGGCGATCAGACCTGGGGCAAAAATAAACAGGGCGGCGCGCTGGGCGCTGACGGCCAGGTTGTGGAAGTGAAGAACGCCTACATCGACTGGATGGTGCCCCAGACTGACCTGAAGGTGCGCATGGGCATCCAGGGCCTGGCCCTGCCCAGCTTCACCACCAATGCCAGCAGCGTGCTGAACGACGACGTGGCCGCCGTGGTGGCCTCCTACCAGTTCAACGAGAACGTGGGCCTCTCCGCTTTCTGGGCGCGCCCCTACAACGACAACTTCTCCGACAAGGACTACCGTAACGGCACCCGCAACAACTACATGGACAATGTGGACCTTGTTGCCTTGCTGTTGCCCCTGACCTTTGACGGCGTGAAGGTGACCCCCTGGGCCATGTACGCCGGCATCGGCCCCAACGCCTTCCGCACCAGCGACGGCAACTTCGCCGACCCCACCAGCAGCACCAGCAGCTCAACCTACGGCAACGCCTATCGGAACCTCGCTTCTGGCATGCTGCCCGTGGGCGGCGCGCTCCACAAGGACGGCACGCCTGACGGCAAGGGCCTGTTTGAATACGGCAACGCCATCTGGGCGGGCGTGACCGGCGACGTGACCATGTTTGATCCCTTCCGCATCGCGTGGGATTTCAACTACGGCTCCGTGACCTATGACGACAGCCGCCTGAACCGCGCCGGCTGGCTGGCCTCTCTGCTCTTTGAATACAAGCTGGATTGGGGCGTTCCCGGCCTGTACGGCTGGTACGGCTCCGGCGACGACAACAACCCGGCCAACGGTTCCGAGCGCATGCCTACCCTGCACGCCAACGGCAACAACGAGTTCTCCAACTTCGCCCTCAACGGCAACCCCTATATCGCCCGTGAAGCCATCCTGAGCGACTCCATGACCGGCACCTGGGGCATCGGCGTGCGCGTCAAGGACGTGAGCTTCGTGGAGAACCTGAAGCACACCCTGCGCTTGAACGTCATGGGTGGCACCAACAGCACCACCATGGCCAAGCGGTATCTGCGCAGCAGCGCCAGCAGCCGCGCAGATGTCTATGACGGCGCCAATGCCTACGGCGTGGGTATGGATCCCCTGTACCTGACCACCAACGACACCGCCATGGAAGTGGGCCTGACCAACAGCTACAAGATGTACGAAAACTTCACCGTCTTCCTGGACGCCGCGTACATCGCCACCTGGCTGGATCAGTCCGACTCCGTGTGGGGCGACAGCAAGCTGAACGGCAAGAGCGATCAGGTGCGTGACCCCTGGAACGTGAACCTGAGCTTCGTGTACTCCTTCTAA